A genomic window from Pirellulaceae bacterium includes:
- a CDS encoding Gfo/Idh/MocA family oxidoreductase, whose product MTFPQNHRRQFLKSSLGWAGAAILASRGSRAHGFVSANDRPRIGAIGTGSRWYQKATGIDGPHGSAPSVRTYGDYVSVCDADQLRCDRASQIVKDWTGVKSKTFADYRAIIDDDKIDVIHISTPDHWHAKIAIEAMLAGKDVYCEKPMTLTIQEGRQMSDVCRQTSRVVQVGTQQRSERNFIKAIALIRDGRIGAVKRATCSIGGAPTSPAIPAVAAPNNLDWNLWLGPAPKVPFRYLAGNNGETQSWSRAHYEFRWWYEYSGGKLTDWGAHHVDIATWGLDKTETGPSLIAPKMIKHPVEFKDGYPTDDSQYNTATAFLINATFADGKEIEIRHDQGNGILFEGTQGRMFVNRGRLSGKAVDELTSNPLPDGALEAVYKNRSLVDHFRNFFEATVSRQDPISDVDSHHRALSTCHLAGIAARLNRDIRWNPKSEQVIGDDQAQSFVARENRQGFEIEA is encoded by the coding sequence ATGACGTTTCCCCAAAACCATCGTCGTCAGTTTCTGAAGAGTTCATTGGGCTGGGCAGGCGCGGCCATCCTGGCAAGTCGTGGAAGCCGCGCCCACGGCTTTGTAAGTGCTAACGACCGACCTCGCATCGGCGCGATTGGGACGGGCAGTCGCTGGTACCAAAAGGCGACAGGTATTGATGGGCCTCATGGATCGGCACCGAGTGTTCGGACCTATGGCGACTACGTATCTGTCTGCGACGCCGATCAACTTCGTTGCGATCGGGCCAGTCAAATCGTCAAGGACTGGACGGGGGTCAAATCGAAGACATTTGCGGATTACCGTGCCATCATTGATGACGACAAGATTGACGTGATTCATATCTCGACACCAGATCACTGGCACGCAAAGATCGCGATCGAGGCAATGTTGGCTGGCAAAGATGTGTATTGCGAAAAACCGATGACGCTCACGATTCAGGAAGGTCGGCAGATGAGCGATGTTTGCCGGCAAACGAGCAGGGTCGTACAAGTCGGCACCCAGCAGCGCAGCGAACGGAACTTTATTAAAGCGATCGCGTTGATTCGGGATGGTCGCATTGGAGCGGTAAAACGAGCGACATGTAGCATCGGCGGCGCGCCAACAAGTCCCGCGATTCCAGCAGTCGCCGCTCCCAACAATCTCGACTGGAACCTGTGGCTTGGGCCGGCTCCTAAAGTGCCTTTCCGATATTTGGCCGGCAACAATGGAGAAACGCAAAGTTGGTCTCGTGCCCACTACGAGTTTCGTTGGTGGTACGAGTATTCTGGCGGCAAACTCACCGACTGGGGTGCCCACCATGTCGACATTGCTACCTGGGGCCTCGACAAGACAGAAACCGGCCCCTCTTTGATCGCTCCCAAAATGATCAAACATCCGGTTGAGTTCAAGGACGGGTATCCCACCGATGACAGTCAATACAACACGGCAACGGCCTTTTTGATCAACGCCACGTTTGCGGATGGAAAGGAAATTGAAATCCGTCATGATCAAGGCAATGGAATTCTATTTGAAGGGACCCAAGGCCGGATGTTCGTCAATCGCGGGCGACTGAGCGGCAAAGCCGTTGACGAACTTACTTCGAACCCACTCCCGGACGGAGCGCTTGAGGCCGTTTATAAGAACCGCTCTTTAGTCGACCATTTCCGCAACTTCTTCGAGGCCACCGTAAGTCGACAAGATCCGATTTCCGACGTCGACAGTCACCACCGTGCTCTCTCTACCTGCCACCTTGCGGGCATTGCTGCTCGTCTAAACCGGGATATCCGCTGGAATCCCAAGTCGGAACAAGTGATCGGAGATGACCAAGCCCAGAGCTTCGTGGCAAGAGAGAATCGCCAAGGATTCGAAATCGAAGCCTGA
- a CDS encoding DUF3050 domain-containing protein — translation MTQLSPLADLEARLTPLRSRLLEHEIYTQIGSVRQLQAFMEHHVFAVWDFMSLLKALQTKICCNTVPWLPPKNRLACRLVNEIVLAEESDIDSAGNFASHFDQYCQAMQHAGADTSCIGHFISRLQNGVSVKQALFDPLVPGPAREFVLSSFTIIDSDDSIALAGAFTYGREELLPRLFQRIVDELSRDQEDSLTAFRYYLHRHVELDGDNHGPMAKQMLSSLCGHDEKKWQRVEQAALSSLEARIALWDGFSVTLKSKSPSSESPGPLPKI, via the coding sequence ATGACACAACTCTCGCCCTTAGCCGACCTCGAGGCCAGACTCACCCCGCTTCGTTCCCGACTGCTGGAACACGAAATTTACACCCAGATTGGGTCCGTACGCCAGCTTCAAGCCTTCATGGAACATCATGTCTTCGCAGTCTGGGATTTCATGTCTTTGCTGAAGGCACTCCAAACAAAAATCTGTTGCAACACCGTACCCTGGTTGCCGCCCAAAAACCGACTTGCTTGCCGGCTTGTCAATGAGATTGTGCTGGCCGAGGAAAGCGACATTGACTCAGCGGGAAACTTCGCAAGCCACTTCGATCAGTACTGCCAAGCGATGCAACACGCCGGTGCTGATACCTCGTGCATTGGGCATTTCATCTCTCGACTACAAAACGGTGTTTCGGTAAAGCAAGCCCTCTTTGATCCGCTGGTTCCTGGGCCGGCGAGGGAGTTTGTGTTGTCCTCTTTCACTATCATCGACAGCGACGACTCGATCGCTCTTGCTGGCGCGTTCACTTACGGCCGCGAAGAACTGCTTCCGAGATTATTTCAACGAATTGTTGACGAATTGAGTCGGGATCAAGAGGACTCTTTAACTGCCTTCCGATATTACCTTCATCGGCACGTCGAGTTAGATGGCGACAACCACGGTCCAATGGCGAAGCAAATGCTCTCGTCACTTTGCGGACACGACGAAAAAAAGTGGCAGCGAGTCGAGCAAGCAGCTCTAAGCTCCTTGGAGGCCAGAATTGCTCTCTGGGATGGCTTCAGCGTCACCTTGAAGTCAAAAAGTCCCAGCTCGGAAAGCCCCGGACCACTTCCGAAAATCTAG
- a CDS encoding cation:proton antiporter — MAHPDWYLALTVGLLLGAALLAGLAARKLHLPSVTAYLLIGLALGPHTPLLAIFEWLAAVFGYTVSLAGYHVPIEHLHYLEPVGNFAIALVLFNMGCHFSLSRSRRIIKRLLPMSIGELGATFLLVSTGMLLLGLFDPNSWLNWQLAILFGALALATAPATTVLVLKENRTEGPLTEFTTGLVALNNLTSIIVFELLFVVVHATRGADVSIATEYLELTRDLAIATSLGMIAGLIVSYFCGIIPSTRWLVLLTAIIAPLMAVCEILTVPYLLTFLTMGTTVASTSDMADEISEALDRLTGLLCVVFFVIHGAAMDLGTLWAAGATGVAYIALRCVGKYFGTFFAADAHRDGPQVKRWLGAALLSQAGAAIALSGIAVERDPELGNHLQDIILGTVVFFEIAGPILVRMAVLRAGEIPVASAILHTTSSPLDQLRGMAFQLMQSFGINPLRTSSANQLDVSRVTRRNVKPVLASAPFDEVLDHIEHSHDNTYPVVTDKNELIGIIRYPDIRDILFDPYMKTLVTAEDLAVNAKKVLRQKQTLGEAWHLLSEGRDDCVPVTTNQSPHLYIGVVRRRDLLRLLNREQ; from the coding sequence TTGGCCCATCCAGACTGGTATCTTGCCTTAACCGTAGGATTACTTCTCGGGGCCGCGTTACTCGCCGGACTCGCAGCGAGAAAGTTGCATCTGCCAAGTGTCACCGCCTATCTGCTTATCGGATTGGCACTCGGACCCCACACACCACTGCTCGCAATATTCGAGTGGCTTGCAGCCGTTTTCGGCTACACCGTTTCGCTGGCGGGCTATCACGTTCCGATCGAACATTTGCATTATCTCGAACCCGTCGGGAATTTTGCGATCGCGTTGGTGCTCTTCAATATGGGTTGCCACTTTTCCTTGTCACGGTCTCGAAGGATCATCAAACGCTTACTGCCAATGTCCATTGGAGAGCTGGGCGCCACCTTCCTGCTGGTATCGACGGGGATGCTACTACTCGGTCTCTTCGACCCAAACTCGTGGCTCAACTGGCAATTGGCGATACTCTTCGGTGCCTTGGCTCTTGCGACGGCTCCAGCAACCACCGTACTCGTTCTGAAGGAAAACCGAACCGAAGGACCACTCACCGAGTTTACGACGGGTCTTGTTGCCCTCAACAACCTCACTTCGATTATTGTTTTCGAATTACTTTTCGTGGTTGTCCATGCGACGCGAGGTGCTGATGTTTCCATTGCCACCGAATACCTCGAGTTAACCCGTGATCTCGCCATCGCAACGTCACTCGGCATGATTGCGGGTCTCATCGTCAGCTATTTCTGCGGCATCATTCCTTCGACGCGTTGGCTCGTCTTGTTAACTGCGATCATCGCGCCTCTGATGGCAGTATGTGAAATCTTGACAGTGCCATATCTATTAACATTTCTCACGATGGGAACGACCGTTGCTTCAACATCCGACATGGCAGACGAGATCAGCGAAGCCTTGGACCGACTCACGGGATTACTTTGCGTCGTCTTTTTCGTCATCCACGGTGCGGCGATGGATCTTGGCACCTTGTGGGCGGCAGGCGCAACGGGCGTGGCCTACATTGCCTTGCGTTGCGTTGGCAAATACTTCGGTACATTTTTCGCAGCGGACGCCCATCGAGATGGGCCTCAGGTAAAACGCTGGCTGGGAGCGGCCTTGCTTTCTCAGGCCGGTGCGGCCATCGCACTTTCAGGGATTGCTGTCGAGCGAGACCCTGAACTGGGAAATCACCTCCAAGACATCATCCTGGGCACGGTTGTCTTTTTCGAAATTGCCGGCCCAATCCTTGTCAGAATGGCCGTGCTGCGGGCGGGTGAAATCCCTGTTGCATCTGCGATTTTACACACCACAAGTTCGCCACTGGATCAGTTGCGCGGCATGGCCTTCCAGCTCATGCAATCGTTTGGGATCAATCCACTCCGCACCAGCTCTGCAAATCAGCTCGACGTCAGTCGCGTGACCCGACGCAACGTGAAACCTGTACTCGCGAGTGCGCCGTTTGATGAAGTCCTAGATCATATCGAACACAGCCACGACAATACCTATCCTGTCGTCACTGATAAAAATGAACTGATCGGTATTATTCGTTATCCCGATATCCGCGACATCCTGTTTGATCCCTATATGAAAACCCTGGTCACCGCGGAAGATTTGGCAGTCAACGCGAAAAAGGTTCTCAGGCAGAAACAGACTCTCGGTGAGGCCTGGCATTTGCTCAGTGAGGGTCGAGACGACTGTGTTCCAGTCACAACAAACCAAAGTCCGCATCTCTACATTGGAGTCGTAAGGCGGAGGGACCTGCTTCGCCTGCTGAATCGCGAACAGTAA